The proteins below come from a single Solanum stenotomum isolate F172 unplaced genomic scaffold, ASM1918654v1 scaffold13383, whole genome shotgun sequence genomic window:
- the LOC125850053 gene encoding LOW QUALITY PROTEIN: S-adenosyl-L-methionine:benzoic acid/salicylic acid carboxyl methyltransferase 3-like (The sequence of the model RefSeq protein was modified relative to this genomic sequence to represent the inferred CDS: deleted 1 base in 1 codon; substituted 2 bases at 2 genomic stop codons), translating to MQYERDFATFLKYRSEELVKGGRMVLTIPGRENEYHLSNVCRFMLEPLAIALKDLVTKGLIEEEKVNSFNVPLXXPSPCAEIKYIVEKEGSFTIDLLKTLEHQMDSSCEGYNEAQSVRAFAQPFLVRHFGDDDKLMDVVFNKCSDIYANIMANEKNIFTNVIVSLIKRND from the exons aTGCAATATGAAAGAGATTTTGCGACTTTTCTCAAGTATCGCTCAGAGGAATTGGTGAAAGGTGGACGTATGGTATTAACCATTCCCGGTAGAGAAAATGAGTATCACTTAAGCAATGTGTGTCGCTTTATGTTGGAGCCTTTGGCCATCGCGCTCAAAGACTTGGTTACAAAG gGATTGATAGAAGAAGAGAAAGTGAATTCATTCAACGTTCCGTTGTAGTGACCATCTCCT TGCGCAGAAATAAAGTATATAGTTGAGAAGGAGGGATCTTTCACCATTGATCTGTTGAAAACTTTAGAACATCAAATGGATTCTAGTTGTGAAGGTTACAATGAGGCACAGAGTGTTAGAGCTTTTGCTCAACCTTTTCTTGTTAGGCATTTTGGTGATGATGATAAATTGATGGATGTTGTGTTTAATAAGTGTAGTGACATTTATGCCAATATTATGGCCAATGAGAAGAATATTTTCACAAATGTCATAGTATCTTTGATTAAAAGGAACGACTAG
- the LOC125850074 gene encoding aspartic proteinase CDR1-like, which produces MKLHYFILLYLATSSLSYFAQSKNDGFSIELIHRDSPKSPFYNPALNQRQLMYNALQHSINRASFLWSKLSTSIIPDIHGVYLTKISIGTKPSAKLVAVDTGSDLIWIQCEPCVHCYEQQTPIFNPQNSSTYRPISCDSTQCMSLPGGSCYTRKNTCLYSARYNDESYSYGDLASETFTFDDATNISRPIRLSMSNITFGCGWMNDITTLDVEPAGIIGLGASPYSLVSQIKSKFGHKFSYCLVPFFQLNVSSRLNFGENEALISSTKHMVTTPLFLKPPKVYYFLKLLGITIGNTTIRFHNTSKKVHKGGKIAIDSGTTFTFLPTHMYSEMETIMKREIKLKPLRSNTTRFLQLCYQGLRVSDIPPVIFEFQNAKLELEALNNFVNIGNDIICLAFAPAKHLPIFGNIAQTNFFVAYDLDNKTVSFKPQICAKL; this is translated from the coding sequence atgaaACTCCATTATTTCATCTTACTCTATCTTGCAACATCAAGTCTCTCTTATTTTGCGCAATCCAAAAATGATGGTTTTAGCATTGAACTCATTCATCGCGATTCACCAAAATCGCCATTCTATAACCCTGCCTTAAATCAAAGGCAACTAATGTACAACGCGTTACAACATTCCATCAATCGGGCAAGTTTTTTATGGTCTAAATTATCAACTTCTATAATTCCTGATATACACGGAGTATATCTCACAAAAATTTCAATTGGCACTAAACCAAGTGCCAAACTAGTTGCTGTTGACACCGGTAGTGATCTTATATGGATACAATGTGAACCTTGTGTCCATTGCTACGAACAACAAACTCCAATTTTTAATCCACAAAATTCATCTACGTATAGACCAATTTCTTGtgactctactcaatgcatgaGTCTTCCAGGAGGCTCTTGTTATACGAGGAAAAATACATGTTTATATTCTGCTCGATATAATGATGAATCGTACAGTTATGGTGATCTAGCAAGTGAGACATTCACATTTGACGATGCAACAAATATTAGTCGTCCAATCAGATTGTCTATGTCCAACATAACTTTTGGTTGTGGATGGATGAATGATATCACTACACTTGATGTTGAACCAGCTGGAATTATTGGTCTTGGAGCTTCACCTTATTCACTTGTGTCCCAAATTAAATCTAAATTTGGGCataaattttcatattgtttAGTCCCATTTTTCCAATTAAATGTGTCTAGCAGATTGAATTTTGGTGAAAATGAAGCTTTAATTTCTTCAACTAAACATATGGTTACAACCCCATTATTTTTAAAACCTCCAAAAGTTTATTATTTCCTAAAGTTATTAGGAATTACCATTGGGAATACAACAATTCGATTTCATAACACATCAAAAAAAGTTCACAAGGGAGGGAAGATTGCTATAGATTCGGGTACTACATTTACTTTTTTACCAACACATATGTATTCAGAGATGGAGACGATAATGAAGCGCGAAATAAAATTGAAGCCTCTAAGAAGCAACACAACACGATTCTTGCAATTGTGCTATCAAGGATTGCGTGTTTCAGATATTCCACCAGtgatatttgaatttcaaaatgcAAAATTGGAGTTGGAGGCGTTAAATAATTTTGTTAATATCGGAAATGACATTATTTGCCTTGCTTTTGCTCCAGCAAAACATTTGCCTATATTTGGGAATATAGCACAAACAAATTTCTTTGTTGCCTATGATCTTGACAACAAGACTGTTTCTTTTAAACCCCAAATTTGTGCCAAATTGTAG
- the LOC125850052 gene encoding S-adenosyl-L-methionine:benzoic acid/salicylic acid carboxyl methyltransferase 3-like has product MEVANVLHMTEGIGDSSYAKNSLFQVPDGIENNKGTIYAASTSPSSVLKAYSKQYERDFATFLKYRSEELVEGGRMVLTMPGRENEHHLSNVCRFMLEPLAIALKDLVTEGLIEEEKVNSFNVPLYCPSPAEIKYIVEKEGSFTIDLLKTLEHQMDSSCEGYNEAQSVRAFAQPLLVRHFGDDDKLMDVVFNKCSDIYANIMAKEKNIFTNVIVSLIKF; this is encoded by the exons atggaagtTGCTAATGTTCTTCACATGACTGAAGGAATTGGAGACTCTAGTTATGCAAAAAATTCTCTGTTTCAG GTGCCTGATGGAATTGAGAATAACAAAGGAACTATTTATGCAGCAAGTACAAGCCCCTCAAGCGTCCTCAAAGCATATTCCAAGCAATATGAAAGAGATTTTGCTACTTTTCTCAAGTATCGCTCAGAAGAATTGGTGGAAGGTGGGCGTATGGTATTAACCATGCCTGGTAGAGAAAATGAGCATCACTTAAGCAATGTGTGTCGCTTTATGTTGGAGCCTTTGGCCATCGCGCTCAAAGACTTGGTTACAGAG ggATTGATAGAAGAAGAGAAAGTGAATTCATTCAACGTTCCGTTGTACTGTCCATCTCCTGCAGAAATTAAGTATATAGTTGAGAAGGAAGGATCTTTCACCATTGATCTGTTGAAAACTTTAGAACATCAAATGGATTCTAGTTGTGAAGGTTACAATGAGGCACAGAGTGTAAGAGCTTTTGCTCAACCTTTACTTGTTAGGCATTTTGGTGATGATGATAAATTGATGGATGTTGTGTTTAATAAGTGTAGTGACATTTATGCCAATATTATGGCCAAAGAGAAGAATATTTTCACAAATGTTATAGTCTCTTTGATTAAGTTTTAA